A region from the Neurospora crassa OR74A linkage group V, whole genome shotgun sequence genome encodes:
- the Asm-1 gene encoding ascospore maturation 1 protein: MNPNTPADVYYGQMSQGSSMPVTTVPSHSHYASQQPPPLLQPGSTYAHQYGTPQYGYANALSSPASIPPSLPPSMNSMAGQSVLPLPGSGSMNPAVYASGGFDTTGQVAPPGMKPRVTATLWEDEGSLCFQVEARGICVARREDNAMINGTKLLNVAGMTRGRRDGILKSEKVRHVVKIGPMHLKGVWIPFERALDFANKEKITELLYPLFVHNIGALLYHPTNQSRTSQVMAAAEQRRKDSHGQLRGPPGLPSLQQHHHHHSMLPGPPSLPSHPSMGRPALDRAHTFPTPPTSASSVMGPMGNSDGYQWSQQSMSGTQGNSSLSLDTSLGSNARSMPSTPATTPPGSTIQSMQNYPPVSQSYESSRQMYQGQSAQQAQYQSQQHYSSQPQHQERPVYSQSSYIKNDMGPPSGRPTGQSNDASDSKPPTGMIHQGQGQSDPGTHAGSEEDDDANNEAEYTHDSGGYDANRGSYNYNTQAVNSLPHDHGLAPEIGGSPHQAGSGRATPRTAAAPSSYYSAQGYHTPPRGQPSSSLYNVMSNERTGSNGTQGNEMYAGQADMPSSLPNGYSAQPSVMNGSSGGLKRGRDDDDDGGRPTTSAPNLGPGMDMKRRKTMMDGGSLPSPTYTATIAQAAPSAIAAHRRR; encoded by the coding sequence ATGAACCCCAACACACCAGCCGACGTTTACTACGGACAAATGTCCCAGGGCAGTTCGATGCCCGTAACGACGGTGCCTTCCCACTCCCATTACGCTTCTCAGCAGCCTCCACCACTGTTGCAACCTGGTTCAACCTATGCTCACCAGTATGGTACCCCCCAATACGGATATGCCAACGCTCTTAGCTCGCCGGCTTCGATCCCGCCGTCTCTCCCCCCGTCCATGAACTCGATGGCCGGCCAATCGGTCTTGCCGCTTCCTGGTAGCGGCAGCATGAATCCTGCTGTTTACGCCAGCGGCGGTTTCGACACAACTGGCCAAGTAGCACCCCCCGGTATGAAGCCCCGTGTCACTGCCACGCTGTGGGAGGATGAAGGCAGTCTGTGCTTCCAGGTTGAAGCAAGAGGCATCTGTGTTGCTCGGAGGGAAGACAATGCCATGATCAACGGCACTAAGCTCCTCAACGTCGCTGGCATGACCCGCGGACGCCGTGACGGTATTCTCAAGAGCGAGAAGGTCCGTCACGTTGTGAAGATTGGCCCGATGCACCTCAAGGGTGTCTGGATCCCCTTTGAGAGAGCTCTGGATTTTGCCAACAAGGAGAAGATTACCGAACTTCTTTATCCTCTGTTCGTACACAACATCGGTGCCCTCCTCTACCACCCCACCAACCAGAGCCGGACCAGCCAGGTcatggctgctgctgaacaACGCAGGAAAGACAGCCACGGCCAACTTCGCGGGCCCCCCGGGTTGCCATccctccaacaacatcatcatcaccactccATGCTTCCAGGCCCCCCGTCCTTGCCCTCGCATCCTTCCATGGGACGGCCGGCGCTTGACCGTGCACACACCTTCCCTACACCGCCAACTAGTGCCTCGAGCGTGATGGGCCCAATGGGCAATTCGGACGGCTATCAGTGGAGCCAACAGAGCATGAGTGGCACGCAGGGCAACAGCTCGCTTTCTCTCGACACAAGCCTTGGTAGCAACGCTCGGTCGATGCCAAGCACGCCGGCGACGACGCCGCCAGGTTCGACAATCCAGAGCATGCAGAACTATCCGCCCGTCAGCCAGTCGTATGAAAGCTCTCGACAGATGTACCAGGGGCAGTCTGCTCAACAAGCTCAGTACCAGAGCCAACAGCACTACTCTAGCCAACCGCAGCATCAAGAGCGACCCGTCTACAGCCAAAGCAGCTATATCAAGAACGATATGGGCCCGCCGTCTGGTAGACCTACCGGCCAGTCCAATGACGCATCCGACTCCAAGCCGCCTACTGGCATGAttcaccaaggccaaggccagAGTGACCCCGGCACTCATGCAGGTTccgaagaggatgatgatgcgaATAACGAGGCCGAGTATACCCACGACAGCGGTGGCTATGATGCGAACCGCGGGTCTTACAACTACAACACACAAGCCGTCAACTCGCTGCCGCACGATCACGGTCTTGCTCCTGAAATTGGCGGTTCCCCCCATCAAGCTGGATCAGGCCGCGCGACCCCAAGAACCGCAGCGGCGCCTTCGAGCTACTATTCTGCGCAGGGTTACCATACTCCCCCGCGCGGCCAACCCTCGAGCAGCTTGTACAATGTTATGAGCAACGAGCGAACCGGTAGCAACGGCACTCAGGGAAATGAGATGTACGCAGGCCAGGCTGACATGCCCAGTTCCCTGCCGAACGGCTATTCGGCCCAGCCATCCGTCATGAACGGGAGCTCCGGTGGGCTGAAGCGAGGAcgggacgatgatgatgatggcggtaGGCCTACGACCAGCGCCCCAAACTTGGGTCCAGGAATGGATATGAAGCGTCGCAAAACGATGATGGACGGCGGCAGCCTCCCATCACCTACATACACCGCCACTATTGCGCAAGCCGCACCATCAGCTATCGCGGCCCACAGGCGGAGATAA